In the genome of Bufo bufo chromosome 9, aBufBuf1.1, whole genome shotgun sequence, the window TTAGTGTTTTTAGATCGATTATTTACAGCTGTCTACGTTATATACAGTGTAAATAACCGTGAATATACCGTGTAAATAACATCCGATTGAACACATCTATGTTCATAAGGATGCATGGATATATTACATAAAACACATATCCGCAATGCATAGCTGTAGACCCTTTATCTCTAGTCAACTATACATAATATAAATGAGAGCACTTAGTAACTATTCTAGTTTCTCACCATTATTTACGCTAATTTTGCCTGCGCCAAGTAATTTAATGTAGCCTATTTCATTTATGTCTTTTTAGGACTGCCCTGTGGCAATATTTTTCATTGACATTAAGTGAAGCATGTCACACATAGAAATAAGAGTTGCCACTGCAGAAATTAAATAAGCATAGACATATGAAAAAGTATACCAAATATTTAactgcccattttttttttttttagatgaaaaTATTCAACTATATAGATAGGTTTTCCTCATAATGAATCCACATCCAGAGACTCATGCTGTAAATATGTATACCTCCTGAAACTTTTAACTTACAAGTTCTAAGAATATAGTTTAAAAGCCACAAAAAATGTGCAATTCACATTTGTTGCTTTTTGCTCCACTACATATAAAATGACACACATACTTATTTCATAAAGACTAGTAAGTGCCATCACATTCTAAGTTTAAATTGTACCATCATAAGCAAGTAAGGATATAAGATGAGCCATTTTTATAGACGTCTATTAACCTAGATAGAGgtcaattcaagtcaatgtgaTGCACACCATCTTACAGAACAGCACCACATATGAATCATGACCTTAAAGTACGTACTAAATGGGTGGTGTAGCAATAGCTTACGAGTGAATTAACCTTTAAATAGTTAAACTGCCTTTACGGTTACAGTTCCTTCTCCCTACTATTTGCTAGCAGCCGCCACTTTCTCGAAGTCTTGTGCATTGCAGAACTCCTTTATGGTGACTGTCAAAAGGTTGCTTGTAACATCCGTCACTACCACATTGGAACAAGGTGACATGTCTGGGCGCCAGTCTCCACCCTCTTCAGGGTCAGATTCATCAGGCTCTCCTTGGCCACGCTTGCTTGCAGAAGATTCTGGTGGAATGGAGAGATCCAGTGCTTCAGATTCCCGCCAGTCAGGAACAGCTGGACTTAGGGTCTCAGGAAGTAATTTAGGAGGTCTATCATCAGATGGAGCTGGTGAAGGACACCCAGATGTACTAGAGCTCTCATCACCAAGACCTTGGTTAGCGCTTTCATCTTCTGCTTTTTCTCCTTCCGGATCTTCAACATTTGGCTTGTTATACAGGGAGAATGCTCCATACTTCAAATGGCGAATTTGATTACGAAGCATGCTCTCGCTGTACTTCTTGCTTTTCCCAATAACTCGGTTTCGGGATGGAATTTTAGGGCGTGCTAGAGGTGCTTTTGCTCCCTTGTCAATTACCTTCAGATTAAGAATGATTCTGCTCCGTTTTGGCTCTCGAGGTTTGGTCTTGCGGTTGATGATCCGTACAGTCTCTGAAAAAGGAGACACAGGAGCACGAAGCCCAGAAGTAGTTCCCGAGGGTACTGAGGGATCTGGACGGGGAAGAGGGCGTCGAGACATACTATGACAGCGTCGTATATCTTTCTTCAAACGATGTACGGCAGCGCTGGAGTGCAATTTAGGGGAAGGACTTGAGCCGGGTTTAACTCCAAAGTGGACATCATTTATACGAAGAGCTTCAGCCTGTGCTCTTGCCTATAAATACATAATATAAGTACATAATATATTGTGTAAATAGTTGCACAGCCTATAGAACTATTACATTCCTCAATCTGGAAGCATTTAAAGCGTACCTAAACTTTAAACATACTTTGCATTAATCAATACTACAGTGTGTGTACAAGAATAATGCAATTTTGGGCCACTATACTGTATGAATTGTATCTGGCATTTTAGCAGTTTCCTCCTGTGCATGCTGAATGTCTAGTTTGCAGATCTCCCAGAGCTGGTGGGTGGAGAGTAGCTGCCATCCACTACACACAGAAAATGGAGGAGAATCTGCCTTCCATCTTTCTCTTACTCACTCAGAAGCAGACCCTGGATCATGGAGGACTTTATATAGAATGTATGGTTGTGAATAAAGAACCTGTGTTTATTAAGCTAAATCAGTCTCTCTGCTGTTTCTTGGAGTCCTGTCTCACTCTGCTCCTTCCATCtacatagacttgtattgacaaTTACtacctgatccttcagtgagctgcTCCTGTCTCTGATGGATTCAAtgcattataaaaaaataaaaaatataaaaagcatTTGGGGCAGGGAGGGGAGAAGCTAAATAGTTGATAACATGTCTCTCTAATAAGGGAGATACTAAAAGGATGAAGAAAAGGATGACGAAAAATAATTATCATCAATTTGTAAAATTAGAGAGGTATATTTAGTTTCCTGTATTTGTTAGAGATGGAATGAACATATATTTCACATATACAAGTGTATACTAAATTTCCTGTGCTTCCTAGACAGGGAATGAACAGGCTATATGCACAGTTTATAGTGAACACATAACATACAGATGCAGCAGGCAGTAAAGTAATTCCTAGCACATTAACATACAAGCCTATCACACTGCTTTAGTTGAACAATGTTCAGGTTGTTGAGGCTGTACTACACAGCCTGTTTCTGCAGGCAAATGTCGGGAAGGAAACGCTCCATACAATACAGGCTTTACACTGTCAGCTTAACGGTCGAGTTAATGTTTCCTAAATCTGTAATTGTCTGTGCTTTTTAGGCATGGAATGAACAGGATATGTGTAGTTTATAGTGAAATGAACAGATATTCCATAGAAGTAGCGTTCACTTTGTATTCCCTGTGCTTCTAATACAAGGATGAACAGAGTATCAATACAGTATATAGTGGCTTGCTTGTTTGATATAGAATAAACAGTATATATAGTTTATGAAGACTTAAGAGAAATTACTGTAAGATTTCTCTAGCTTAAACAGGTTGGTGGTAATAGTCCTTGACTTGAGTTAAAGGCGTTTTCCCATCTCAACAGTTGAtacatatcctaacgatatgtcACAAATGTCAGATAGTTACAGGTCTCACCTCTGAGAAACGCTCCTAAGCTCGAGAATAGGACCCAGAAGTGCTCTCCATTCAATGCAATGAGACTTCTGAAAACAGGGAAACGAGTGTGCACGCCTATTTTTGGAGGTGCCATATTTGTGAATGGACAGCAAGGTGCCCAAGCATGACCACTCCCCTTCTACTGCCATAGGACTTCTGGAAACAGCCGAGCCAGCGCCAAGCTATTTTCAGTAAATGAAGGGTTGCTGCATTGGCAACTACTCTCTCTCTACTTTGGAGGCCTCGTTCTCAAGATAgtatgtgggtcccagaggtctaGCACCTATCTGggatttgtggcatatcctaatgatatgccacaaatgttaagataggaatacccctttaaccgaaCACACAACATTTTTAAATAATGCTGTCAGCAGGATTACATATCTTGGTGCACAATTAAAACACAAAACCTCTTAATAAGCATGTTGAAAAGGTTTAATTTATTTAATATACACCATGAGTAAATTTAAGCCTTTCCCTTTAGAAAACAACACAAACTTTTATTGAAAGAGTTTTCTGGACGTTTTCGCTAATATGTGGCTGGTAATATCCTGTAGACCAAAGATCTTTTACATAGTACTTGCCCGTCCCACTGCTCCGCTACCCTCGTATGGGGCCTGCAGGCTCTTCTGCTCAGGTCCCGACCAGACGTGACCgcttcttttcctgttcagctttATTTTATactatgcagctgaacaggaaaagaagcGGCCCACATCCAGTTGGGTCCAGTATATGTAGATCAAGTGATCTTTCCGCTATAAACTACACATATATCCTTTTCCCTGTATAGGAAGCAAAGGGAATTtagtatacacctgtatatgtggaATTTGTGTTCATTCCATCTGTAACAAACACAGGAAAAATGATATCTCTCTAGTTTTACAAATTGATAATATTGTTCATTCTTTTTCATCATTTTTCTTAATTCTTTTTAGTATGTCCCTctaatattacaaagtttcttatggttGCTTGTCCTAAGTTGTGTGAAAAGTCAGAGCCCATTTAAAGTGTTTACTACACGTGACTAACAGTGACCACTGTtctggcttagggctcatgcacacaaccgtatggctttttcagtgttttgcggtacgtttttcacagatccgttgttccgttttctttccgtttttccgtatgccatatacagtaattacatagaaaaaattgggctgggcataacattttcaatagatggttccgcaaaaacggaacggatacggaagacatacggatgcatttccggatgtgttcaggtttttttgcggacccattgacttgaatggagccaagcaccgtgatttgcggacaagaataggacatgttctatcatttcacggtacggaaatactgaaacggaatgcacacggagacacttcagtattttttgctgaaccattgaaatgaatggtatatgtatatgtaccgcatactgaactcaaaaaacggccagtatactgaacgcaaaatactgtcgtgtgcatgagcccttaatctaaAATCTCAATGTGAACAAAAaacattgttaaaaaaataaagaaataaaataaaaaaaggtttaggTGCATTACAAGCCCCAAAAGCTATGGACACCTctgacatgaaaaaaaatataaaaatattttgaaatgTCAGTTatcttgaacaaaaaaaaaaaaaaagcagcatgaaAATTTCATTCTGCAATCTTCATTCCTTTACAGACCACCTCATGAACAATATGCAGCCTGGTTCTAGTTTTATCAAGATGTGTTCCTACAAGGAATACCTGCCGTATCTTTGTAGGATGCATTGCTACATATCTCAGCTAAGTACTTACTTTCCTTCTGAAacacgacaacccctttaattttcaatGGTATATTGCCAAAATGAAAAcaaatacagcaaaaaaaaaaaaaaaaattctgtattaaaaaataaataaaaaatatttccaaCAGAAGTGTCCCTTCAAACAAatctgaagttaaaggggttttctggtaaaaaaaataaataaaaatattttaacaaGTTCTGGAAGCGtggcccctgaaacagaagattcattctTACCTGCTCCACGCCGCTCCAGTCCTCTGTGCTGCCTTCACTCTCCTTCTTCCATACCCAGCATGGGTCACATTTGGCTGgctatgggcatggtcacatgcttcagccaatgactggtGTAAGACCgtgacagatctcacacaggttagaggcaaggaaggggtggatatctcacacccctattccaccacaggtgagaccagctgaagGTACTCAGGCTGGAATAAAGCACCTCCACGGGtgtcagtaaggcctctttcacacaggcgttccggatttgctccggatgcgtagcgtgtgcattgcgggaaaaccgcacgagtaggaatgcaattgcagtcagttttgactgcgattgcgttccgttgttcagtttttatcgcgcaggtgcaatgcgttttgcacgagcgtgataaaaaaaaactgattgtggtacccagacttcttcactgaagtttgggttaggcgttctgtagattttattattttccctaataacatggttataagggaaagtaatagcattcttaatacagaatgcttactaaaatgtggcttgaggggttaaaaaaaaaatattaactcaccggatcctcttgttcacgcagccggcaatACTTTCTTCTTtcaagacctgcaaaaggacctttgatgacgtaatcttctatcttcattcagcaggacctgtgccgacgtcaccgcgctcaccacatggtgagcgaaaTTACATCATCAaatgtccttttgcaggtcctgaaagaaggagaaagaagactatgccggctgcgcaaacaagtggatgaggagagtaaattataattttttttttaacccctcaagccacattttgagttgcattctgtattaagaatgctattttcctttataaccatgttacaagggaaaataatacagtaaattgacttatcaatttactaacatcatctcctagcaaccatgcgtgaaaaatcacattgcatccgcaatttctatggggcctgcgttgcgtgaaaaacgcagaatatagaacatgctgtgattttgtgtgaagtgatgcgtgaaaatcacagctcatctgaacagctccattgaagtgaatgggtccggattcagtgcgggtgcaatgcgtttgcctcacgcattgcacccgagtggaattctcgcctgtgtgaaaggggcctaaggggaaaGTGTGcaaacagaggcctggtgaggctctgtgagtgtggtctcagctgggcaaggctgagagaccacgaggctgggagatattCTGACCGTGCTGCAGCCTGGGGATTGgtggactattgggctgagaaagccgcacctgAACTGTGATGTATACTGTAGGTGAGTCAGAGAGACACGTCTTATGTTTTAGTTAGTGCCCAGATGGGCAGGATTTTATTTTGTACCGTTTAGGTTTGTGCttttgccacaataaagcacagtttgaacATGAAAGTCCGTTGtctgtgaagatatctgtgagcgtGACCCCAGTAAAAGAGAGCTACccctcacaattggtggaggatgtgggcaaCGTCCATGCTGTTctggacattttatttttttgctgggttgcaaaggaaattgctgtgtggagcttaaagggccagaagcccagtaaGAGACTGACCGATGGAAATGACTGCAAAATGGTACagcccgtgggagaaatcctgtGAGTTAGTGATCAGGagaatcccgctgggggtcattctagactcccgccagcaagtgtctcgggtcctgcctgaaattctggactttgtaacgagggggccagagacaaaaactaTAATGTCGCTGACCTTTGTGCCGGACTATGGCTCCGTACAGTGGGAGCTCTTGAAATGTGAGACCCTGAGGGTAGAGTTCATACTGGGCAAGAACTTTCTGTTCTTTGGGCAGATATGGAGCGGCAAGAATGCTTCAAGTTCTGCGGTTGGAGTTCCGGAGACAGATATGTGCCGTTGACAAGGGCAACCAacgggaagaaaaggaggtggagagcGGATTGGCTCTCAGGAGTTCCTACATTTCCTGCAAATGTGCACAGAGTCCTAAAGGGTGCAGCTGGAGTGATCGTCCGGAAAAAGTCTGGACTCAAGGCCAGGGTGTTTCCAGTAGCAACGGTTTCATCACAGAGTCTGCAGGTGATCGGAAGAAGGATGATGATCTCGGTAGAGATGACCCTGGAATGTCGTCGTCTCCCGAACCCGTGACATCAGGGGGTAAGAATGTTCCTGTTGATTGTGTGGCAGACCCCGTGACAGTGAGCCAGCGGCAGTTGCTACTTGCTTGGCCGGTATGGTGCTAGACACCCAGTTAAGAAACTGCTacaaaaatatgtgacaatgtaaaaaaaactgtgtctgaacaggcgggtaagcctgttgtGGTTGCTCCCTCACAGGaatctgcaggggagaaggttacTATGTTGCCTAAATTGCTTgtgaccaaagctagttttgggatggCAAAACTCCGAGATCCTATGCTAGCCCGAGTAAGAGGTAGCACGAGGGAGAAACCTGGAAGTAATAAAATGCTAACTGTACAGGACAGGCATGCGGTTAATAAGAACTATCCAGTGGTTCTCACTGAGCGTGAGACTGcggtgagaactgggacttatgGACTTGCTGGTAGAAATACGCTCATACATGAAGGAATATTGGGCCGTGATTTCCCGTTGTTCCATGACTTGTGGGgaagtggaaacacttctgcagtccgtgacgaaactcctgcagaactggtacctaatcctttaagtgaagtgaccattaaaaacaatggtgcagataaggtgcaaaaTGAGTGTGCCAAGTTGgcggaaatgcataatgaaagtGGGATGTCATCTGAAATATCTGATGCTGATAacatgccttttcctttgcaggttgtggtcaggggagaagcgccccctggtggtaaaaatgtaaatgattatGAAGCATTATTTTCTTCATCTGCTATTTTTCATGAAGAACTATATGACTTGATCAAGAGATTTGAAAAattgcatataagtagtgtggagcgaAGTACAGCTCCAACTCAGTGTTTGAATGTGCAGGAAAATATGGTAGGGTATAGTTGTTAGCGCACTACTTTTGAGTAGGGGGTTCCAGTGCTGTCCGCACTGCCCACTACTCCTATCTCTGTAACCTATCACATACAAGGGGACAATAGCACAGACGTACCCCTGGATTTGTGCACCAGTCACCTCATGCACACTGATTGAGATCTTGACCAATCAGTGTGCATGAAGTGACTGTGGTGCACAAATCCAGGGGTACGTCTGTGCTATTGTCCCCTTGTATGTGATAGGTTACAGAGATAGGAGTAGTGGGCAGTGCGGACAGCACTGGAACCCCCTACTCACCAGTAGTGCGCTAACAACTAGAGTGGCAGGAGCAGCAGCTCCATCAAATAGCACATATATGGGAATATGGTGTGCTACTGAACAACAAAAGATATCAAActctatggattatatatttgtaCACTACACAGTACAAAAACACTCCCAGCACAAAGATTGTGTGAGAGAAGACTCATGAAATATATGGTTGAATACAACAACATAATTACTCACTCTTGCGGCAAATATTATAGGAGTATCTCCCAAATATGGCTCCGCAGTTTACACTGGTGTATTGCAAGTGCATAATCCCTAAATAAAGCCTGATAGTTTTAATTTGTATTAGTATAGGATTGTGGTTTTAATGATAGAAATAAAGAATGTCGTTTTATAATGGAATGGTAGGAACCCTATAGGGATTTTCCGCCCATTTGACCGGTATTGTATCTTTCGCAGAATTAATAATGACCTGAGCAGTATATGTGACATATGTGCTGTAaccgatagcaactcagagagtgaagctaccatgagCGGAGACTGATACTCGTGACAAGGAGacaaaggccctctccttggctggaGCCCTTGAAGAAGCTAGGTGAATTTGAGagactgaacaagcaactcagagcagagatagaGGATCTTGTGAGCTCAAAGTATGACGTCGGGAAGAaagtctatgagttggagaagtctaagccagagcctatTAAgaaggtctggagatggtggcactgcagTGCTggccgaggcagagaagatggaagatgcttctgctgaaacagttgatggggctgatgtggatgccgaaggcCAAAGACCCGTGGTAGAGTGTATCCCGGGCCTGGAAGACGACCCCTCcgcctacaaggccttccaaatagccagcagcctgctggggaagaagtacgaggaggtgaacgatcagttttcggatcctgactctcctgactcctccccaaaaggagaacagtgtcctggaTGGGTCTCTGGAAAATGTCAGAAGatgaggagtctgctgaagaccccggTGCCTCttgcctcgatgagaaagagttaagagggcaagtatatgatgccatgtctgagaaggatgagaaggctgtcaaaagagactggagactccaaGAAGACAAAGGTTGAAGAAGTTAAGGTCGATGTGTTGGTGGAcgtgaagtccccaggtgctgcagagaccaaagttaaagaggacctttcactagaataaaacatctaaactaactatacagacatgtagagcggcgcccagggatccccctgcacttactgttatacctgggcgctgctccgttcgcccggtatagcctccggtatcttcatagttaggctccacccaggggaacctgccggagtctcattctcccatgctgtagcgctggccaatcgcagcgctcagctcatagcctgagaagctttttggccagcgctacagcatggaagaatgagacgccggcaggttcccctgggtggagcctaactatgaagataccggaggctataccaagCGAACGGAGCagcacccggggataatagtaagtgcagggggatccctgggcgccgctctacatgtctgtatagttagtttagatgttttattctagtgaaaggtcctctttaagacaaaGGGAGCGgcagccgaagtggaaaaagcaaagaagcagaggtctctgaaactgccaccAAAGCTGGGGAAATCACTGctagaaagaaggaagaagtgaaccagatgcACCTAAAAGAAGCGAGCGGGGGCAAgcttgctctgctgaaggagccccgcaaagcaaaggagaaagtgtctgAACACGACCATGCCTGGGAACAACTgtgggaacagttcagtcaagagctgcagcagtccaagaaaggacatgaagAGCATGTGCGGGAGCCAGAGAATCTAAAAAGAGAGCGAGATCAAAGAGTACGAGAGCACATCAACATCACCAGGGAAAGAGTAGAAAACAGTATCTGGCCAGGAGATGGGCACaggaggcctttaggcagtttctaTTGGGCAAGACGtcagttttggtgataaaccaagctctgctggcgtgggtctggcagaataaaGGGAAGGTTATAGGCCAGGTGgatgccctctcaccagcctcccgtggttatgcatgtgttcaccctcacgggcttgaacaaagggggagtatgtgagacagtgacagatctcacacaggttagaggcaaggaaggggtggatagtgcagcccacacccctattccaccacaggtgagaccagctggaggtactcaggctggcataaagcacctccacgGGTGTCAGTAAGGGGAGAGTGTGCAAACAGAGGCCGGTgaggctctgtgagtgtggtctcagctgggcaaggctgagataccacgaggctgggagatattCTGACCATGCTGCAGCCTGGGGATTGgtggactattgggctgagaaagccgcacctgaaacagtgtgtgaactgtgatgtATACTGAAGGTGAGTCAGAGACACGTCTTATGTTTTAGTTAGTGCCCAGATTGGCAGGcttttattttgtactgtttATGTTTTTGCTTTtaccacaataaagcacagtttgaacatgaaaatccgttgtctgaagatatctgtgagcgtGACCCCAGTGAAAGAGAGCTACCCCTcacactggcttcagcggtgacaaACGCAGCACCTCAGTCATTGGCTGAAGCGGTTCGTGTGACCATGACCATAGCCAGTCAAAGGTAAACCGTGATGGGTCTGGAAGATGGAGAGAGTGATAGCAGCACAAAggactggagcaggtaagtatgaatcttttgttTCAGGGGTAATACTGCAGGAACTGGAAAACAACTTTAAGGGAGATAAACTGACTGTACGTAACAAGAGAAAACCATGATGAAGAGAAATTTCATACCTACCTTTAAAAGGAATGTTTTTGGCTTTGGTCCTCTCTTCTTAGGGCCATATATTTcctgctctctctctctgcgaATATACAAAACAAAGGAACATAAAATAGATGCCATTTGGATATGTTGCTCTAAATGAAAAGTACAAGGAAGATATTACTGCATTTCTAGCTAACAAAAATCTCTATGATACAACCAGAAAAGGAGAAAGATTACAGATACAAAACGTATAAAAGGGTTAATTCTCCAAACACATTATAATGCAAATCCTGCCACTGCCTTACAGGTACTATTAGAAGAAATTTTAGATAAATAACCCCTCAGTTAAAAGTGAACTctccttttaaagggagtctgtcaccaaaatatgatgttatacaccacttacatggctctctagaacacctatccatgattctaatggtacctttgtaattttcttctgaGTTTCACCCGCAGGAAAAAcagtttaatccatatgcaaatgagggctcgcaagtgcccgggcggcgttctgtgtgtaggagcccaggctgctctgccttctttttacattactcctccccagcctcttccttggcctgccctgcaagtcccttgcgtcatccacagtaccggccgatatcccgcgcgtgcgcagtgcacCGCCGGTGcgagcatgcgcactgtgatgccaaTTGTGGGCATGGCATTGCTACATGTAGTACGCATGCGCCGGCCTCCAGTCCTCCTGTTTGCTTCTGGTCCGCCCCCTAGTCACTGGTTTCATGCCTGTGCTGGCGCATGCACACTACATGTAGCGATGCCATGCCCACAAttggcatcacagtgcgcatgctcgCACCGGCGgtgcactgcgcacgcgcgggatatcggccggtcctgtggatgacgcaagggacttgcagggcaagccaaggaagaggctggggaggagtaacgtaaaaagaaggcagagcagtctgggcacctacacacagaacgccgcccgggcacttgcgagccctcatttgcatatagattaaACTGCGTTTTTCCTGCGGGTGAAACtcagaagaaaattacaaaggtaccattagaatcatggataggtgttctagagagccatgtaagtggtgtataacatcatattttggtgacaaactccctttaaacAAATGGTAAAGCAGCCAATGGTGATAATATTTGGAACTTACTTTTGCTCAAATGCAacaataagtctagagtccaataTGTTTTCCTCTGGTTCCCATGTGCTGtacctgtaataaaaaaaaaaaaaaaaaaaaaataataataataaaatcaaccAATAATTTCCTCAGTCCATTAccaagttaaaaaaaatgaaacaaatacTTCAATCAAAATGCAGTTTATC includes:
- the CBX6 gene encoding chromobox protein homolog 6; this encodes MELSAVGERVFAAESIIKRRIRKGRIEYLVKWKGWAIKYSTWEPEENILDSRLIVAFEQKEREQEIYGPKKRGPKPKTFLLKARAQAEALRINDVHFGVKPGSSPSPKLHSSAAVHRLKKDIRRCHSMSRRPLPRPDPSVPSGTTSGLRAPVSPFSETVRIINRKTKPREPKRSRIILNLKVIDKGAKAPLARPKIPSRNRVIGKSKKYSESMLRNQIRHLKYGAFSLYNKPNVEDPEGEKAEDESANQGLGDESSSTSGCPSPAPSDDRPPKLLPETLSPAVPDWRESEALDLSIPPESSASKRGQGEPDESDPEEGGDWRPDMSPCSNVVVTDVTSNLLTVTIKEFCNAQDFEKVAAASK